A genomic stretch from Methanobacterium sp. includes:
- a CDS encoding tautomerase family protein, whose protein sequence is MPVLHVNIWKGFEQEKIDYLIENLTKVFSDVGISAEAVEVIIHEIPQSHWGLGGVPCTEKFKDMDPDSWKKMPK, encoded by the coding sequence ATGCCAGTACTTCATGTGAATATATGGAAAGGTTTTGAACAAGAAAAAATCGACTACTTAATTGAGAACTTAACCAAAGTCTTCTCGGATGTTGGAATTTCAGCCGAAGCTGTGGAGGTCATAATACATGAAATTCCACAATCTCATTGGGGATTAGGTGGAGTACCCTGTACTGAAAAATTTAAGGACATGGATCCTGATTCCTGGAAGAAAATGCCCAAATAA
- a CDS encoding archaeosine biosynthesis radical SAM protein RaSEA: MEIQDLMYDIRENAIKRMDKKSPADLSASWSSEDLLYSGKGNAVFVILPTPGCAHALSESGGCTMCSYIADSPLEKVSSSELIDIFKKLMERHDIQPKTAVKIFVSGSFLNEEELPKEARDEILKILNKNDNIEEVVVESRPEFVSENVLKDCCNLLQDKIFEVSIGLESGSDYIKKYKINKGFLNKDFEIAINIIKKMKNDYKITSKAYLFVKPVLTSEKEAIDDAVASAKYAEEVGVDRISFCPATIHKGTLMELLWRRGSYKPPWIWSIIEIIKKVRSEVKIPVIMDTSGFGTRRGPFNCKKCNKKFKNMIIESNLNQSIPEEIECECRNRWRGDVEFSDLTRSTTCIK; this comes from the coding sequence ATGGAAATTCAAGATTTAATGTATGATATTAGAGAAAATGCCATTAAGAGAATGGATAAAAAATCACCAGCCGATCTTTCGGCTTCCTGGTCATCAGAAGACCTGCTTTATTCAGGAAAAGGAAATGCTGTTTTTGTTATTTTGCCAACACCAGGATGTGCACATGCTCTTTCTGAGTCTGGCGGATGTACAATGTGTAGTTATATTGCAGATTCACCCCTTGAAAAGGTTTCATCAAGTGAATTAATTGATATATTCAAAAAACTTATGGAAAGACATGATATTCAACCAAAAACTGCTGTAAAAATTTTTGTATCCGGCAGTTTCCTTAATGAAGAGGAATTACCTAAAGAAGCTCGTGATGAAATTCTTAAAATACTAAATAAGAATGATAATATCGAAGAAGTTGTAGTTGAATCTCGTCCAGAGTTTGTAAGTGAAAATGTGCTTAAAGATTGCTGTAACCTCTTGCAAGATAAGATTTTCGAGGTTAGTATTGGGCTTGAAAGCGGCAGTGATTATATCAAAAAATACAAAATAAATAAAGGATTTTTAAATAAAGACTTCGAAATAGCCATTAATATAATCAAAAAGATGAAAAATGATTATAAAATTACATCTAAGGCTTATCTTTTTGTTAAACCTGTTTTAACTTCTGAAAAAGAAGCTATTGATGATGCTGTTGCTTCTGCTAAATATGCTGAAGAAGTTGGTGTAGATCGAATATCTTTCTGTCCTGCAACAATCCATAAAGGAACTCTTATGGAGTTATTATGGCGCAGAGGTTCTTATAAACCTCCTTGGATTTGGAGCATAATTGAAATTATAAAAAAAGTCCGAAGTGAAGTTAAAATTCCCGTAATAATGGACACTTCCGGATTTGGGACAAGAAGAGGTCCTTTCAATTGTAAAAAGTGCAATAAGAAGTTTAAAAACATGATAATTGAATCAAACCTTAATCAGTCTATTCCTGAAGAAATAGAATGTGAATGTAGAAATAGGTGGAGAGGGGATGTTGAGTTCTCTGATTTAACCAGATCAACCACTTGCATAAAATAA
- the otsB gene encoding trehalose-phosphatase — MVKYLFDNLEDMNKFKNDNNTAIITDIDGTISAIAPTPEEAVVTEPMRRKLIKLKEKFGLLAVISGRSANNAKKMVGIEDILYVGNHGLEYIFNEEYQVADEVKKYLPQIKKSAQKINEELYNIPCILFEDKEICYSIHFRQCNEPEHVREEIINAIKKSPESKNLQISEGRKLVELKPPSSYDKGTIIHRIIEDHNLRKVIYLGDDITDFDAFKKLKELEKEGKIQGTSILVLSSEIPNYVKNSSSFFVYNVNEVLKFFRWLLG; from the coding sequence ATGGTTAAATATCTTTTTGATAATTTAGAAGACATGAATAAATTCAAAAATGATAATAACACGGCAATTATAACAGATATAGATGGTACTATCAGTGCCATCGCCCCTACTCCTGAAGAAGCAGTTGTTACTGAACCCATGCGCAGAAAACTTATAAAACTCAAAGAAAAGTTTGGTTTGCTGGCAGTTATCAGCGGCCGCTCTGCAAATAACGCTAAAAAAATGGTTGGAATTGAAGATATCTTATATGTTGGAAACCATGGTTTAGAATATATATTCAATGAAGAGTACCAAGTGGCAGATGAAGTTAAAAAATACCTCCCGCAAATCAAAAAGAGCGCTCAAAAAATAAATGAAGAGTTGTACAATATTCCCTGTATATTATTTGAAGATAAAGAAATTTGCTATTCCATACATTTTAGACAGTGTAATGAACCAGAGCATGTGCGTGAAGAAATAATAAATGCTATAAAAAAATCTCCTGAATCAAAAAATCTTCAAATTTCAGAAGGTCGTAAACTAGTGGAGCTAAAACCACCTTCAAGTTATGACAAGGGCACCATTATTCATAGAATCATTGAAGACCATAACTTAAGAAAAGTTATTTATTTAGGTGATGATATCACTGATTTTGATGCTTTTAAAAAACTTAAAGAATTGGAAAAAGAAGGTAAAATACAAGGAACCAGTATACTTGTGTTATCCTCAGAAATACCAAACTACGTTAAAAACAGTTCATCATTTTTTGTGTACAATGTAAATGAAGTTCTTAAATTCTTTAGATGGTTATTAGGCTAA
- a CDS encoding NDP-sugar synthase: MIKAIIMAGGKGNRIRPLTLSRPKPLIPIANRPMIEYIIEKLKISGYNDIVVTLSYLKNQIKSLLEKDYPELNINYSVEKQPLGTAGGVKNAGKYIDDTFFVLSGDVLVDMDLNELLHFHKKNKALATMLLTPVDNPSHFGIAVLDDNNQIIKFLEKPSPQEVFSKIANTGTYILEPEIFDYIDTKKSEVDFSQDVFPQLIEEHARIYGYVLKSYWNDVGRPKTYLQANYDVLNKKTGYEPSGKKLKEGVGRLGDIWIGKNVEIDEKVRIIGPVAIGDSSVIERGCTLGKNTVIGENTYLEKSSTIKGSVIFPDSTIKASSCLKECIVDSGCCVEKGSFIERGAILGSSVQLGSFSRVRSKRTIYNSAVILPDSIVDSDYPFVT; encoded by the coding sequence ATGATAAAAGCCATCATAATGGCGGGTGGAAAAGGAAATCGTATACGTCCTTTAACATTATCAAGACCAAAACCCCTTATTCCTATCGCTAACCGTCCCATGATCGAGTACATAATTGAAAAACTCAAAATCAGCGGATATAATGACATAGTAGTAACTTTAAGTTATTTAAAAAATCAAATTAAAAGCTTGCTTGAAAAAGATTACCCTGAATTAAACATAAATTATTCTGTAGAAAAACAGCCCTTGGGAACTGCAGGGGGCGTTAAGAATGCAGGAAAATATATTGATGATACTTTTTTTGTTTTAAGCGGAGATGTGTTAGTTGACATGGATTTAAATGAACTCTTACATTTTCATAAGAAAAATAAAGCCCTTGCCACTATGCTACTAACTCCTGTTGATAACCCCAGCCATTTTGGAATCGCAGTTCTTGATGATAATAATCAGATTATTAAATTTTTAGAAAAACCATCTCCCCAAGAAGTTTTTAGTAAAATCGCCAACACAGGCACTTATATATTAGAACCAGAAATATTCGACTACATAGATACTAAAAAAAGCGAAGTCGACTTTTCTCAGGACGTATTTCCTCAATTAATCGAAGAACACGCCAGAATATATGGATACGTGCTAAAAAGTTATTGGAATGATGTGGGAAGACCTAAAACTTATCTTCAAGCAAATTATGATGTCCTTAACAAAAAAACCGGGTATGAACCTTCAGGGAAAAAACTAAAAGAAGGTGTTGGAAGATTAGGAGACATATGGATCGGTAAAAATGTTGAAATTGATGAAAAAGTTAGAATAATCGGACCTGTAGCCATAGGAGATAGTTCTGTTATAGAACGAGGATGTACTCTGGGAAAAAATACAGTCATAGGCGAAAATACATATTTAGAAAAAAGTTCAACAATTAAAGGTTCTGTTATTTTTCCAGACAGTACAATAAAAGCTAGTTCGTGCTTGAAAGAATGCATTGTAGATTCAGGATGTTGTGTTGAAAAAGGAAGTTTTATTGAAAGAGGTGCAATACTTGGAAGTTCCGTGCAATTAGGATCATTCAGTAGAGTAAGATCTAAAAGAACAATATACAACAGTGCAGTAATTTTACCTGACTCCATTGTAGACTCTGATTATCCTTTTGTAACTTAA
- a CDS encoding helix-turn-helix transcriptional regulator has translation MGNDYLQELYQTVDVTFSYLRKKWTIPIIKGLFCGCKNFKGFLELNPGLSSKVLSERLKELEENSVIEKIVLNSSAGQTEYYLTEKGRRLNKIIFEMFNFALDEVLKNEEDIKLREESKDYLKVTLKMN, from the coding sequence ATGGGCAACGATTATCTACAAGAACTTTACCAAACCGTTGATGTTACTTTTAGTTACCTCCGGAAGAAATGGACTATACCTATAATTAAAGGATTATTCTGTGGCTGTAAAAATTTTAAGGGTTTTCTAGAACTTAATCCAGGGTTAAGCAGTAAGGTCCTATCTGAGAGACTTAAAGAATTAGAAGAAAACAGTGTCATTGAAAAAATAGTGTTAAACTCATCTGCAGGTCAGACGGAGTACTATTTAACTGAAAAAGGACGAAGATTAAATAAGATTATCTTTGAGATGTTTAATTTTGCCTTAGATGAAGTTTTAAAGAACGAAGAAGACATCAAATTAAGAGAAGAATCCAAAGATTATCTGAAAGTAACTTTAAAGATGAATTGA
- a CDS encoding sensor histidine kinase, with product MNNSFDIFSLVSEDFYTIFENMQEGVTVYRVLYDKNMKVTDLIIKYANPASTTSRVFLNKKFMGRSVTNLYGREAVARLIEEVNEISASGQIKKYETYSPLLDSYFSISAFLPAKNLYVTLTSDITEQKKAENYLQNAHDDLEVKIQARTKELLEALEEKEVLLNEIHHRVKNNLQMISSLINLQIPYITDENSVELFKDSQNRVRSIAMVHNKLYQSKSLDKIEFSDYIRNIMTNLLQTYAVDQNKIKNNLDLESINLNIETAIPCGLIITELVTNSIKHAFSDGREGKIDVELQIEDKKFILKITDNGIGLADDFNVENPESFGLQLVVLLVNQLRGSIELKNEKETEFLIKFEELKYKERV from the coding sequence ATGAATAATAGCTTTGACATATTTTCGTTGGTCAGTGAAGACTTTTATACTATATTTGAAAATATGCAAGAGGGCGTTACCGTCTATCGAGTTTTATACGATAAAAATATGAAAGTTACGGATTTAATAATTAAATACGCTAATCCTGCATCTACAACAAGTAGGGTGTTCCTTAATAAGAAATTTATGGGTAGAAGTGTGACTAATCTTTATGGACGGGAAGCAGTAGCACGTTTAATAGAAGAAGTCAATGAAATTTCAGCTTCTGGCCAAATTAAGAAATATGAAACCTATTCTCCACTTTTAGACAGTTATTTTTCTATTTCTGCATTTTTACCTGCAAAAAATCTGTATGTAACACTCACATCAGATATAACAGAACAAAAAAAGGCAGAAAATTATCTACAAAATGCTCACGATGACCTTGAAGTTAAAATCCAGGCACGTACAAAAGAACTATTAGAGGCACTTGAAGAAAAAGAAGTTTTACTCAATGAAATCCATCACAGGGTAAAAAATAATCTACAGATGATTTCAAGCCTTATTAATCTTCAAATTCCATATATAACAGATGAAAATTCGGTTGAACTATTTAAAGATAGTCAAAATAGGGTAAGATCAATTGCTATGGTGCATAACAAGCTGTATCAATCAAAAAGCCTTGATAAAATTGAATTCAGTGACTATATTCGGAATATAATGACAAACCTGCTTCAAACATATGCAGTAGACCAGAACAAAATAAAAAACAATCTTGATCTAGAAAGTATAAACTTAAATATTGAAACAGCTATTCCTTGTGGCCTTATTATCACAGAACTTGTGACAAATTCTATTAAACATGCATTTTCTGATGGAAGAGAAGGTAAAATAGATGTAGAATTGCAAATAGAGGATAAAAAGTTTATTCTTAAGATAACAGATAATGGTATTGGGCTTGCTGATGATTTCAATGTTGAAAATCCAGAATCATTTGGATTACAGTTAGTTGTTTTGCTTGTAAATCAACTTCGTGGAAGTATAGAGCTTAAAAATGAAAAAGAAACTGAATTTTTAATTAAATTTGAAGAATTAAAATATAAAGAAAGAGTTTAA
- the mer gene encoding 5,10-methylenetetrahydromethanopterin reductase codes for MKFGIEFVPNEPIEKIVKLVKLAEDVGFEYAWITDHYNNKNVYETLALIADGTETIKMGPGVTNPYVRSPAITASAVTTLDEISGGRATLGIGPGDKATFDALGIEWTKPVSTIKTAITMMETLMSGGKTESGANLMGTKAVQEKIPIYMGAQGPMMLKTAGEVSDGALINASNPKDFEAAVPLIKEGVDAAGKSMSDVDVAAYTCCSIDDDAGKALGAAKIVVAFIAAGSPPPVFQRHGLDPNTGAKFGEFLGKGDFGGAIGAVSDELMDAFSVVGTPADFVPKIEALGEMGVTQYVAGSPIGPDKEKSIKLLGEVIDNF; via the coding sequence ATGAAATTTGGTATTGAATTTGTTCCAAATGAACCTATTGAAAAAATAGTTAAACTAGTTAAATTAGCTGAAGATGTAGGTTTTGAATACGCATGGATTACAGACCACTACAACAACAAGAATGTATATGAAACCTTGGCATTAATTGCCGACGGAACTGAGACCATTAAAATGGGTCCTGGTGTAACTAATCCATATGTAAGAAGCCCTGCAATAACAGCATCTGCTGTTACAACCTTAGATGAAATATCAGGTGGAAGAGCTACATTAGGTATTGGTCCTGGTGACAAAGCTACCTTTGATGCTCTAGGAATTGAATGGACTAAACCTGTTAGTACCATTAAAACCGCAATCACAATGATGGAAACCTTAATGTCAGGTGGAAAAACAGAAAGCGGTGCAAACTTAATGGGTACAAAAGCAGTGCAAGAAAAAATCCCTATTTACATGGGTGCACAAGGTCCAATGATGCTTAAAACCGCTGGTGAAGTTTCTGACGGTGCATTAATTAACGCATCAAACCCAAAAGACTTTGAAGCTGCTGTCCCACTTATAAAAGAAGGTGTAGACGCAGCTGGTAAAAGCATGTCTGATGTCGATGTTGCAGCTTACACTTGCTGTTCCATAGATGACGACGCTGGAAAAGCTTTAGGCGCAGCAAAAATAGTTGTTGCATTCATTGCAGCAGGTTCCCCACCACCAGTATTCCAAAGACACGGTCTAGACCCAAACACTGGTGCTAAATTCGGAGAATTCTTAGGTAAAGGTGACTTCGGTGGAGCTATTGGAGCTGTTAGTGACGAATTAATGGATGCATTCTCTGTTGTAGGAACACCTGCAGACTTCGTACCAAAAATCGAAGCTCTCGGAGAAATGGGTGTAACTCAATATGTTGCTGGTTCTCCAATTGGTCCTGACAAAGAAAAATCCATAAAATTATTAGGAGAAGTTATAGACAACTTCTAA
- a CDS encoding aldo/keto reductase gives MLYRDFGKTKEKVSALGFGCMRLPLKGDNPQDIDEKTAINLLHSAIDQGVNYIDTAYPYHGISMDQGGASEPFLAKALKDGYREKVKIATKLPSWAVETREDMEKFLNEQLKRLETDCIDFYMMHGINKNNWGNLKELEFEEFLDEAIADGRIKHAGFSFHDRIELFKEVVDHYDWSFCTIQLNYLDDEYQAGEEGMEYASARGLGVAVMEPLKGGQLANNVPAEVKELFNGAEAKRSPAEWALRWVWNHPEVSVVLSGMNTPEQVEENLEIAKEAHSHMLTDHELNITEQAKSIFEKKVKINCTNCGYCLPCPTGVNIPENFAKYNDYFLFGSSEMKDFYKFNYHSFIPEHEHAAVCSECGICEEHCPQGINIIQELKEVKDFFE, from the coding sequence ATGTTATATCGAGATTTTGGAAAAACCAAAGAAAAAGTTTCAGCATTGGGATTTGGCTGCATGCGGCTTCCCCTAAAGGGAGATAATCCTCAGGATATCGACGAGAAAACTGCTATAAATTTGCTGCACAGTGCCATTGATCAGGGTGTGAACTATATTGACACGGCTTACCCTTACCATGGCATTAGTATGGATCAGGGAGGTGCCAGCGAGCCCTTTTTAGCAAAGGCACTAAAGGATGGCTATCGGGAGAAGGTGAAAATAGCCACCAAACTCCCCAGCTGGGCTGTAGAAACCAGGGAAGACATGGAAAAATTCCTGAATGAACAGCTGAAACGTCTGGAAACAGATTGCATTGATTTTTACATGATGCATGGTATTAATAAAAACAACTGGGGAAACCTGAAAGAATTGGAATTTGAAGAATTTCTGGACGAAGCAATTGCTGATGGGAGAATAAAACACGCTGGTTTCTCATTCCATGACAGGATAGAACTCTTTAAAGAGGTAGTGGATCACTATGACTGGTCTTTCTGTACCATCCAGTTAAATTATTTGGATGATGAATATCAGGCCGGAGAAGAAGGTATGGAATATGCATCTGCCAGGGGGTTAGGTGTGGCAGTAATGGAACCTTTAAAAGGCGGTCAATTAGCTAATAATGTCCCAGCAGAAGTTAAGGAATTATTTAACGGAGCAGAAGCGAAAAGATCCCCTGCCGAGTGGGCTTTAAGGTGGGTATGGAACCATCCGGAAGTTTCGGTGGTCTTAAGTGGTATGAATACTCCTGAACAGGTTGAGGAGAATTTAGAAATTGCCAAGGAAGCCCATTCTCATATGCTGACCGACCATGAATTAAATATTACTGAACAAGCCAAGTCTATTTTCGAAAAAAAGGTTAAAATAAATTGTACTAATTGTGGCTACTGTTTACCATGCCCTACTGGTGTAAATATCCCTGAAAACTTTGCAAAATATAATGACTACTTCCTGTTTGGCAGCTCGGAAATGAAGGATTTTTACAAGTTTAATTACCATTCTTTTATACCAGAACATGAACACGCCGCAGTATGTAGTGAGTGTGGTATTTGTGAAGAACACTGTCCACAAGGTATCAATATAATTCAGGAATTGAAGGAGGTCAAAGATTTTTTTGAATAA
- a CDS encoding phosphomannomutase, producing MSKYIQNIRGVVNVEITNKFASHLGTIVGNHVGIGKNVMVGRDLNVPSQMIKRSLTTGLMSSGVNVIDLGIAPIPVIHYGMGLYDASVMITISKSHLRPEDIDIKILSEHEIPLEHRHAEKVPWNQIGQLKYVHEYQEPYIKGVLKHINNEIIKNKAFLVVLDCEEGVNIPLVPQILDELDCETVLIRCKDSECDIDFPEPSPKRISLISELTTALGADIGIVLDNDRDRAVFIDQHGNIIRDQTILSIFAKYALNKEPGRTIVSSIVASQSLDEIVSDKGGDLIKTSIDTVLNEIDANNAIFGGDEPGMYVFPEFQTCFDAIFAVMKMLEILAKEDTTLSTLAGGIEEYNRTGFTIECEHEKKDEVIETFMTKFESGNNINTIDGIRVGLEDSFILIRPSRFEPLIRVYIESKSAQKLQELTESVKKMIENV from the coding sequence ATGTCTAAATACATCCAAAACATTAGAGGAGTAGTAAACGTAGAGATTACCAACAAATTTGCATCACATTTAGGAACCATAGTAGGTAATCATGTTGGTATTGGAAAGAATGTTATGGTAGGCAGAGACTTAAATGTTCCTTCTCAGATGATCAAAAGATCTTTAACCACTGGCTTAATGTCATCTGGCGTAAATGTTATTGACTTAGGGATTGCGCCAATACCAGTTATACATTACGGGATGGGCCTTTACGACGCCAGTGTCATGATTACAATAAGTAAATCCCATCTGAGACCAGAAGATATTGATATTAAAATATTAAGTGAACATGAAATTCCTTTAGAGCATAGACATGCTGAAAAAGTACCTTGGAACCAGATAGGTCAATTAAAATATGTTCATGAATATCAAGAACCTTATATAAAAGGCGTTCTTAAACACATAAATAATGAAATTATAAAAAATAAAGCATTTTTAGTGGTTTTAGACTGTGAAGAAGGTGTTAACATACCTTTGGTCCCCCAAATATTAGATGAACTTGATTGTGAGACTGTTCTTATACGATGCAAAGATAGTGAATGCGATATTGATTTTCCTGAACCCAGCCCTAAAAGAATATCATTAATATCTGAGCTTACAACCGCATTAGGTGCTGATATCGGTATTGTATTGGATAATGACCGTGATAGGGCAGTTTTCATTGACCAGCATGGAAATATTATCCGAGATCAGACCATATTGAGCATTTTTGCCAAATATGCACTTAATAAGGAACCTGGGCGCACCATAGTCTCATCCATAGTTGCATCACAGTCTTTGGATGAAATAGTGTCAGATAAAGGTGGAGATCTTATAAAAACATCTATAGATACTGTTTTGAATGAAATAGATGCTAATAATGCAATTTTCGGAGGAGATGAACCTGGTATGTATGTTTTCCCTGAATTCCAGACATGCTTCGATGCTATTTTTGCAGTTATGAAAATGCTTGAAATACTGGCCAAGGAAGATACCACTTTATCTACCCTGGCAGGAGGAATAGAAGAATATAACAGAACTGGTTTCACTATAGAATGTGAACATGAGAAAAAAGATGAAGTTATAGAAACTTTCATGACTAAATTTGAATCCGGAAATAATATTAACACCATAGATGGTATTAGAGTCGGTTTAGAAGATTCTTTCATATTAATTAGACCTTCCCGCTTCGAACCGCTGATAAGAGTCTATATTGAATCTAAATCTGCCCAAAAATTACAAGAATTAACAGAATCTGTAAAAAAAATGATTGAAAATGTTTAG
- a CDS encoding VTT domain-containing protein, protein MSIMSIIEGFFLNYGLLGVFLGSITEQVIAPIPSSIVVLGSSFIVMKGTSLALGSLSTLFFIVSIPAAAGVTIGSLVYYFISYKVGMPFVERAGKYLGVSVEDIQNVEKRVKESRYDHFFLFGARCLPIIPSIAVNLFCGLIKYPLRNYLVITFFGALIQATILGIVGWQVGNFYISLADNISFLNDIIAILIVLIVVLYVIKKRREKGSKKEE, encoded by the coding sequence ATGTCGATAATGTCTATTATTGAAGGATTTTTCCTAAATTATGGCTTGTTAGGAGTTTTCTTGGGTTCTATTACTGAACAGGTAATTGCACCTATTCCATCAAGCATCGTTGTTTTGGGTTCAAGTTTCATAGTTATGAAAGGAACCTCTTTAGCTTTAGGAAGTTTAAGCACATTATTTTTTATAGTTTCGATTCCTGCAGCTGCAGGAGTAACAATAGGGTCATTAGTATATTATTTTATTTCTTATAAAGTGGGAATGCCCTTTGTAGAGCGTGCAGGGAAATATTTAGGAGTTTCTGTTGAAGATATTCAGAATGTAGAAAAAAGAGTTAAAGAAAGTCGTTATGATCATTTTTTCCTTTTTGGAGCTCGTTGTTTGCCAATAATTCCAAGTATTGCCGTAAACCTTTTTTGCGGTTTAATAAAATATCCTCTTAGAAATTATTTAGTTATAACATTTTTTGGAGCATTGATACAGGCAACTATTCTTGGAATTGTCGGATGGCAGGTTGGGAATTTTTACATAAGCTTGGCAGATAATATATCCTTTTTAAATGATATAATAGCAATATTAATCGTTTTAATTGTTGTATTGTATGTTATTAAGAAGAGAAGAGAAAAAGGGAGTAAAAAAGAGGAATGA
- a CDS encoding trehalose-6-phosphate synthase: MSYPQQNKILEFLNDKNLIVASNRGPVEFHKYNSKIEMKRGAGGLVSTLLPLMENLNGIWIASVMTPGDVEIAKRFPDNKVPIPNEDPKFWVPFVVVDSDRYECYYSVISNPLLWFIQHYMWNSPYTPTIDDKTHQSWKHGYVHMNKKFAEKVVAESKKNEKEPLIMLQDYHLYLCPTYIRKKMKDIFLSQFIHIPWPQSEYFSIIPEYMRKAIIEGLLSTNILGFHLPRYVTNFIQTCEEYTDEVDYDNGIIWHNGQATHVKSYPISVDHEGIKGLANSPKVLEKEKLIKEIKGEYFLFYRTDRIDLSKNIIRGFEAYELFLHKYPQYHGKVKFLTTGKPTRQQIREYHNYYYDVIDIIENINVKYATDDWKPIEWIFKADYNLVVAAFKNYDCIIVNPIADGMNIVPKESSAVNESQGTVILSEKAGCFEELKEHVLAVNPYDVSQTAEAYHQAIEMSKNERTQRLENLKEITAQRTIYHWISEQFTDFEKLMDNK; the protein is encoded by the coding sequence ATGAGTTATCCACAACAAAATAAAATTTTAGAGTTTTTAAATGATAAAAATTTAATTGTAGCTTCCAACCGAGGTCCAGTTGAGTTCCATAAATACAATAGCAAAATAGAGATGAAAAGAGGAGCTGGAGGTCTTGTATCTACATTACTACCATTAATGGAAAATTTGAATGGCATATGGATAGCCAGTGTTATGACTCCTGGAGATGTGGAAATAGCTAAGCGATTCCCTGATAATAAAGTACCCATTCCAAATGAAGATCCAAAGTTTTGGGTGCCCTTTGTTGTGGTTGACTCTGACCGATATGAATGCTATTACAGTGTAATAAGCAACCCACTTCTCTGGTTCATCCAACACTATATGTGGAACAGTCCTTATACTCCAACTATCGATGATAAAACCCATCAATCATGGAAACACGGTTACGTGCATATGAATAAGAAATTCGCTGAAAAGGTTGTGGCAGAAAGTAAAAAAAATGAAAAAGAACCATTGATAATGCTACAAGACTATCACCTATATTTATGTCCTACCTATATCCGGAAAAAAATGAAAGACATATTCCTTAGCCAATTTATCCATATACCATGGCCCCAATCAGAATATTTCAGCATCATACCTGAATATATGAGAAAAGCAATTATTGAAGGGCTTCTATCCACTAACATCCTTGGGTTCCATCTTCCTCGATATGTAACTAACTTCATTCAAACCTGTGAAGAGTATACAGATGAAGTGGATTATGATAATGGAATAATCTGGCACAATGGACAAGCTACTCATGTAAAGAGCTATCCAATTTCAGTAGATCATGAAGGAATTAAAGGACTTGCAAATTCACCAAAAGTATTAGAAAAAGAAAAATTGATAAAAGAAATAAAGGGTGAATACTTTCTTTTCTACCGTACCGACCGGATAGATTTGAGTAAAAATATTATTAGGGGATTCGAAGCTTACGAACTCTTTTTGCATAAATATCCTCAGTATCACGGAAAAGTTAAATTCCTGACCACTGGAAAACCCACCCGGCAACAGATTAGAGAGTACCATAATTATTACTACGATGTTATTGACATAATAGAAAATATTAATGTTAAATACGCTACGGATGATTGGAAACCCATAGAATGGATATTCAAAGCAGATTATAATCTTGTAGTGGCTGCTTTTAAAAACTATGACTGTATAATTGTAAATCCCATCGCTGATGGTATGAATATCGTTCCTAAAGAATCTTCCGCAGTCAATGAAAGCCAAGGAACCGTAATTTTATCGGAAAAAGCAGGGTGTTTTGAAGAACTTAAAGAACATGTTCTGGCTGTAAACCCTTATGATGTTAGCCAAACTGCTGAGGCGTATCATCAGGCCATAGAAATGAGTAAAAATGAAAGAACTCAAAGATTAGAGAATTTAAAAGAAATTACGGCTCAAAGAACAATATATCACTGGATTAGTGAACAATTCACTGATTTTGAAAAATTAATGGATAACAAATAA